From the genome of Desulfobacterales bacterium, one region includes:
- a CDS encoding DEAD/DEAH box helicase: protein MRIILSNKLYLEEVPLNLKSDIIQKLTLINPKYEENEKLGYSNWNTPQYLKFYDEGIDKLTMPRGCIDIIAYLLRSNSAEFIDNRRVFSAENFKFNGNLKEFQQKAVKNMLAKDFGVLCAPTGAGKTVCALKIIADRKQPTIIIVHTKELLYQWIDRINTFLGIEKDKVGIIGDGSKKINSITIALIQSLYKCANDVKDNFGMLIVDECHKVPSRTFTEAVSGFDCKYMLGLSATPYRRDKLTKVIYFYLGNMHYNIEQSHLVETGDIVSFKVIAQATNFYSPIDATQYYSTVLSQLTEDIERNRQIAADIAKNKNNNGTILVLTDRKKHCDTLYTILKKEHNSESVVLTGSVPNKERKQIIEDVRAGKTKILIATGQLIGEGFDCKNLSTLFFATPIKFNGRLIQYLGRVLRSSDGKTQAMVYDYVDNKMGIFEAAFNSRKRVYYKLMGHK, encoded by the coding sequence ATGAGAATAATATTATCGAATAAGCTATATTTAGAAGAAGTCCCCCTGAATTTAAAATCAGATATAATACAAAAGCTTACACTTATAAATCCTAAATACGAAGAAAATGAAAAACTTGGATATTCAAATTGGAATACACCTCAATATTTAAAATTTTATGATGAAGGTATAGACAAATTAACTATGCCAAGGGGATGTATTGACATCATTGCTTATCTGCTGAGAAGCAATAGTGCTGAATTTATAGATAACAGACGAGTATTCTCGGCAGAAAATTTTAAATTTAATGGGAATTTAAAAGAATTTCAGCAGAAAGCTGTAAAAAATATGCTTGCAAAAGATTTTGGAGTATTATGTGCTCCGACTGGCGCTGGCAAAACAGTTTGTGCCTTAAAAATAATTGCCGATAGAAAGCAACCAACTATTATTATTGTTCATACTAAAGAACTTCTTTACCAATGGATTGATAGAATAAATACTTTTCTGGGCATTGAAAAAGATAAGGTAGGGATAATTGGAGATGGCTCAAAAAAAATAAATTCAATAACAATAGCTTTAATTCAAAGTCTTTATAAATGTGCAAATGATGTAAAAGACAATTTTGGCATGTTAATTGTTGATGAATGCCATAAAGTTCCAAGCAGAACTTTTACTGAAGCTGTAAGCGGGTTTGATTGCAAATATATGCTTGGATTATCAGCAACTCCATATAGAAGGGATAAATTAACAAAAGTGATTTATTTTTATCTTGGAAATATGCATTATAATATTGAACAGTCACATCTTGTCGAAACAGGAGACATCGTAAGTTTTAAAGTTATTGCCCAAGCAACTAATTTTTACAGCCCTATTGATGCTACCCAGTATTATTCGACAGTGTTATCCCAATTAACAGAGGATATTGAACGAAATAGACAAATTGCAGCGGATATAGCCAAAAATAAAAATAACAATGGCACTATTTTAGTTTTAACTGACCGCAAAAAACACTGTGACACTTTATATACTATTTTAAAAAAGGAACATAACTCGGAATCGGTTGTTCTGACTGGCAGTGTTCCGAATAAAGAACGGAAGCAGATAATAGAAGATGTTAGAGCTGGCAAAACTAAAATTCTTATAGCTACAGGACAGCTTATAGGTGAAGGGTTTGATTGCAAAAATTTATCCACATTATTTTTTGCAACGCCTATAAAATTTAATGGAAGATTAATTCAATATTTAGGCCGTGTTTTAAGAAGTTCTGATGGTAAAACCCAGGCTATGGTTTATGATTATGTAGATAATAAAATGGGAATTTTTGAAGCGGCTTTTAATTCACGAAAAAGAGTTTATTACAAACTTATGGGGCATAAGTAG
- a CDS encoding PilZ domain-containing protein gives MDFTEKRKHKRIPIEVAAEIELPDGKIYKGKTENLCFGGAFVSLTEEFNKQNIENCNLKLILKESNNQIDIKFKCDIVHIQKDETGIGIGIKFKSIDGDSYHYFKKLMVLNSSEPEDLLEELQQSPGIII, from the coding sequence ATGGACTTTACTGAAAAAAGAAAACATAAAAGAATTCCAATCGAGGTTGCTGCTGAAATAGAATTGCCTGATGGCAAAATTTATAAAGGAAAAACCGAAAATTTATGTTTCGGAGGAGCCTTTGTATCTTTAACAGAAGAATTTAATAAACAAAATATTGAAAACTGCAATCTTAAATTAATATTAAAAGAAAGTAATAACCAGATAGATATTAAATTTAAATGTGATATTGTGCATATACAAAAAGATGAGACTGGGATTGGTATTGGAATAAAATTCAAATCCATAGACGGAGATTCATATCATTATTTTAAAAAACTCATGGTTCTAAACAGCTCGGAACCAGAAGATCTACTTGAAGAATTACAGCAATCACCTGGCATAATAATTTAG
- a CDS encoding DUF2156 domain-containing protein: MKFNKLEPKDYQYLKKYFENQKYNLCPYSLSSIIAWANDEILIYWGIIEEYDSLIIYVDFASKRYKPHLIMPISPTKEYSPSELHQLLKNLGFEICWFAPQSYIEKYDKEELEKYFIVEEQTAYSDYVYLKDDLAELKGNKFSKKRNLIKQFEKAFVNEGFVSVEFIKPSNFNECSKFLEDWCKQRNCDKDANIDLACEKQAALNALKYIDSLDFKGLLLKINGKINAFGVMSKLTSEMGVLHFEKAFGDVKGLYQYFDRECSRQLFNGYKYINKESDMDEEGLAQAKQSYHPIMKLKSYELILSQ; the protein is encoded by the coding sequence ATGAAATTTAATAAACTTGAGCCAAAAGATTATCAATATTTAAAAAAATACTTTGAAAATCAAAAATATAATTTATGCCCCTACTCTCTTTCTTCTATTATAGCATGGGCAAATGATGAAATTTTAATATACTGGGGAATAATTGAAGAATATGATTCCCTTATAATTTATGTTGATTTTGCTTCAAAGCGTTATAAACCCCATTTAATAATGCCTATTTCTCCAACAAAAGAATATTCTCCAAGCGAATTACATCAGCTTTTAAAAAATTTAGGATTTGAAATATGCTGGTTCGCTCCTCAATCATACATTGAAAAGTATGATAAAGAAGAATTAGAAAAATATTTTATCGTAGAAGAGCAAACAGCTTATTCAGACTATGTATATCTAAAAGACGATCTTGCGGAATTAAAAGGGAATAAATTTTCAAAAAAGCGAAATCTTATTAAGCAGTTTGAAAAAGCATTTGTAAATGAAGGTTTTGTATCTGTTGAGTTTATAAAGCCTTCGAATTTCAATGAATGCTCCAAATTTTTGGAAGATTGGTGCAAACAAAGAAACTGTGATAAGGACGCTAATATCGATCTTGCTTGCGAAAAACAGGCCGCTTTAAATGCTTTAAAATATATTGATTCATTAGATTTTAAAGGACTCCTTCTTAAAATTAATGGAAAAATTAACGCCTTTGGAGTAATGTCAAAACTTACAAGCGAAATGGGAGTTCTTCATTTTGAAAAAGCTTTTGGAGATGTAAAAGGACTTTATCAATATTTTGACAGGGAATGCTCCCGTCAACTATTTAATGGCTACAAATATATAAATAAAGAAAGTGATATGGACGAAGAAGGTTTAGCCCAAGCAAAGCAATCCTATCATCCGATTATGAAATTAAAATCTTACGAGCTAATTTTATCCCAATAA
- a CDS encoding GNAT family N-acetyltransferase has product MVDFYFLEKSEFDYNQLSQILEIYKEQGWWKGNSSDLEFLFKLIKGSYCFLIAIKDKKIIGMGRVISDGVSDAYIQDVAVKKEYRGQAIGTNIVKTITTRLNDNGIRWIGLISVKESQHIYKNNGFQIMKGFVPMLKLNV; this is encoded by the coding sequence ATGGTTGATTTTTATTTTTTAGAAAAATCCGAATTCGATTACAATCAGCTAAGCCAAATATTAGAAATATACAAAGAACAAGGGTGGTGGAAAGGAAATTCTTCCGATCTTGAGTTCCTTTTCAAATTAATTAAAGGTAGCTACTGTTTCCTTATTGCTATAAAAGACAAAAAAATTATTGGCATGGGACGAGTTATAAGCGACGGAGTAAGTGATGCTTATATTCAAGATGTAGCTGTAAAAAAGGAATATAGAGGACAAGCTATCGGAACAAATATTGTGAAAACAATTACGACGCGCCTTAATGATAACGGCATAAGATGGATTGGACTTATATCCGTTAAAGAAAGCCAGCATATTTACAAAAATAATGGGTTTCAAATTATGAAAGGTTTTGTTCCGATGCTAAAATTGAACGTATGA
- a CDS encoding diguanylate cyclase has translation MDTIDNLESCCHILVVDDEEAIRNSLSDYLNMVGYNASSADDAEKALEVLNQKHFDIVIADIRMPGMDGLELTDIIKKKFDCDVIIMTGFSGDYTYEDAISKGASDFVFKPVRFEELILRIRRVLKERNLAKDREKIIEELKHLSITDELTKLYNSRYFYEQLKIEIEKHTKFLQPLSLLLLDIDFFKNYNDVYGHVEGDKVLSYIGKKIKVCLRKWDTAYRYGGEEFTILLSGTNRNEAIIVAERIRSSISSEKMVPEQGKLVTISVSIGVTEYCPNEELSGFVKRADKAMYISKDKGRNRVTALFIDKAE, from the coding sequence ATGGATACAATAGACAACTTAGAATCCTGTTGTCATATATTAGTAGTTGATGATGAAGAAGCTATAAGAAATTCTTTAAGTGACTATTTGAATATGGTTGGCTATAACGCATCATCAGCTGATGATGCTGAAAAAGCTCTTGAAGTGCTAAATCAAAAACATTTTGATATAGTTATAGCTGATATAAGAATGCCAGGAATGGACGGGCTTGAATTAACAGACATAATCAAAAAAAAATTTGATTGTGATGTTATCATTATGACAGGCTTTTCAGGAGATTATACCTACGAAGATGCTATTTCTAAAGGCGCCAGCGATTTTGTTTTTAAGCCTGTCAGATTTGAAGAATTAATCCTCAGAATAAGAAGAGTTTTGAAGGAAAGAAATCTTGCTAAAGACAGGGAAAAAATAATTGAAGAACTAAAGCATCTTTCCATTACGGATGAACTTACAAAGCTTTATAATTCAAGATATTTTTATGAGCAATTAAAGATTGAAATTGAAAAGCATACAAAATTTTTGCAACCTTTATCCCTTTTGCTTTTAGATATCGATTTTTTTAAAAATTATAACGATGTATATGGCCATGTTGAAGGAGATAAAGTTCTTTCCTATATCGGTAAAAAAATAAAAGTCTGCCTGAGAAAATGGGATACAGCTTACAGATATGGTGGCGAAGAATTTACAATTTTACTTTCCGGAACTAATCGAAATGAAGCTATTATAGTTGCTGAACGTATAAGATCTTCCATTTCAAGTGAAAAAATGGTTCCAGAGCAGGGTAAGCTTGTCACTATTAGTGTAAGCATAGGGGTTACAGAATACTGCCCTAATGAAGAACTTTCTGGTTTTGTAAAAAGAGCTGACAAGGCTATGTATATTTCGAAAGACAAAGGTAGAAATCGAGTTACGGCTTTGTTTATTGATAAAGCTGAATAA
- the lepA gene encoding elongation factor 4, with protein MNPIKNIRNFCIIAHIDHGKSTLADRLIQSTGIISDREFHDQILDSMEIERERGITIKSQTVCLPYKADNGQTYYLNLIDTPGHVDFTYEVSRALAACEGALLLIDASQGVEAQTIANLYLAMEHDLEIIPVVNKIDLPSADIDRVKEQIRKDVGLDPAEALLVSAKEGIGIKEVFETIVKKIPPPKGDINAPFKALIFDSHYDAYRGTVVYFRVFEGTIKPGDNILFMSNNVSNKVEEVGIFQLIRVPKDNLSAGQVGYLVAGIKTVSDTRSGDTITNKHFPCNTPLKGFQEAKPVVFSSIYPVASDDYEELAVALEKLKLNDASLIYQKDSSIALGFGFRCGFLGLLHLDVVQERLEREYDLSLILTAPSVQYEITLITGDVVIIDNPALYPDPTTIKSAKEPYIKAIILMPDKYMGAVMKLCLDRRGINSNYQYLTSDRIEMTMELPLAEVVYDFYDKLKSITQGYGSFDYEIIDYRDAELVKVDILINGDKVDALSQLVHKERAVSRARNACEKLKDEIPKQMFKIAIQGAIGAKVISRETISPFRKDVTAKCYGGDITRKRKLLEKQKKGKKRMKMVGQVMIPQSAFLAVLKQED; from the coding sequence ATGAATCCCATAAAAAATATAAGAAATTTTTGTATTATAGCCCACATTGATCATGGTAAATCAACTCTCGCAGATAGACTTATTCAATCAACAGGAATTATTTCTGATAGGGAATTCCATGACCAAATACTTGACAGTATGGAAATTGAAAGGGAAAGAGGCATAACAATTAAAAGTCAGACTGTATGTCTTCCCTATAAAGCAGATAACGGTCAAACTTATTATTTGAATTTGATAGATACTCCTGGTCATGTTGATTTTACTTATGAAGTTTCAAGAGCTTTAGCTGCTTGCGAAGGCGCTCTTCTTCTTATTGATGCAAGTCAAGGAGTCGAAGCTCAAACCATTGCAAATCTTTATCTTGCAATGGAACATGACCTTGAAATAATTCCTGTCGTCAATAAAATCGATTTACCATCGGCTGATATAGATAGAGTAAAAGAACAAATTAGAAAAGATGTAGGCTTAGATCCTGCTGAGGCTCTTCTTGTATCAGCAAAAGAAGGAATTGGTATTAAAGAAGTATTTGAAACTATCGTAAAAAAAATCCCTCCCCCAAAGGGAGACATCAATGCTCCTTTTAAAGCACTTATTTTTGATTCTCATTATGACGCATATAGAGGCACTGTAGTTTATTTTAGGGTATTTGAAGGAACAATAAAGCCAGGGGACAATATTTTATTTATGTCAAATAATGTTTCCAATAAAGTTGAAGAAGTTGGTATATTTCAACTAATTCGAGTCCCAAAAGATAATTTATCTGCCGGCCAAGTCGGTTACCTTGTTGCGGGCATAAAAACAGTAAGTGATACAAGAAGCGGAGATACAATCACTAATAAGCATTTCCCGTGTAATACTCCATTGAAAGGATTTCAAGAAGCTAAACCAGTTGTTTTTTCATCTATATATCCTGTAGCGTCAGATGATTATGAGGAACTTGCGGTTGCCCTTGAAAAATTAAAGCTAAATGACGCATCTCTTATTTATCAAAAAGATTCTTCAATTGCATTGGGTTTTGGTTTTAGATGTGGTTTTTTAGGCCTTCTTCATTTAGATGTCGTTCAAGAACGTCTTGAGCGGGAATATGACCTTTCGTTAATTTTAACCGCTCCTTCGGTGCAATATGAAATAACACTAATCACTGGAGATGTTGTTATAATAGATAATCCAGCGTTATATCCAGATCCAACTACAATTAAAAGTGCAAAGGAACCATATATTAAAGCAATTATATTAATGCCGGATAAATATATGGGAGCTGTTATGAAATTATGCCTTGACAGGAGGGGTATTAATTCAAATTATCAGTATCTTACAAGTGATAGAATCGAAATGACAATGGAATTGCCGTTAGCTGAAGTTGTGTACGATTTTTATGATAAACTTAAATCTATAACTCAAGGCTATGGCTCCTTTGATTATGAAATTATTGATTATCGCGACGCAGAGCTTGTAAAGGTTGATATTCTTATTAACGGAGATAAAGTCGATGCTCTTTCTCAGCTTGTTCATAAAGAAAGAGCAGTATCCCGCGCCAGAAATGCTTGTGAAAAGCTAAAAGATGAGATTCCAAAACAAATGTTTAAAATAGCAATACAAGGAGCTATAGGTGCTAAAGTAATTTCAAGGGAAACCATATCTCCGTTTAGAAAAGACGTTACTGCTAAATGTTATGGAGGAGATATTACACGAAAAAGAAAACTACTTGAAAAGCAAAAAAAAGGTAAAAAAAGAATGAAAATGGTCGGACAAGTTATGATTCCTCAATCTGCATTCCTTGCGGTTTTAAAACAAGAAGACTGA